The proteins below are encoded in one region of Juglans microcarpa x Juglans regia isolate MS1-56 chromosome 4D, Jm3101_v1.0, whole genome shotgun sequence:
- the LOC121259083 gene encoding uncharacterized protein LOC121259083, giving the protein MNQEDDKGSSCSTGDLNLCPICLGPIVQDSYLDKCFHKFCYTCIVQWTKVVAGKLSRPLPSVKCPLCKTENFSIIHGYDGNSFQQHHINQDFEHSFVLTRGHKYRLQCYYSEPGGVSDIFNASRYWKSRKYLQPNRWLQSWLRREIQALMQEEDVDIIVHHILGVIDSFVSRNEPKSYVKIPETKGEELKALVSDAARPFLGARTDRFINEVELFLASGLNIEAYDAVYMQRLGWSFPGVTSEASEGAFSGQTAVIPYLYIFDADSDGPD; this is encoded by the exons ATGAACCAGGAGGACGACAAGGGCAGCTCTTGCTCCACAGGGGATTTGAACCTATGCCCCATCTGCCTCGGACCCATCGTTCAAGATTCCTACCTTGATAAATGTTTCC ATAAGTTTTGTTACACTTGCATTGTACAATGGACCAAAGTAGTTGCTGGCAAGCTCTCTCGCCCGCTTCCCTCTGTAAAATGTCCTCTCTGCAAG acagaaaatttttctataatacATGGATATGATGGAAATTCTTTTCAACAGCACCATATCAATCAGGATTTTGAACATAG TTTTGTATTAACAAGAGGACACAAGTATAGATTACAGTGCTATTACTCTGAACCAG GTGGCGTAAGTGACATATTCAATGCATCACGGTATTGGAAGTCTCGTAAGTACCTTCAGCCAAACCGCTGGCTCCAAAGTTGGTTGAGAAGGGAAATTCAAGCTCTGATGCAG GAGGAAGATGTTGACATTATTGTGCACCACATACTTGGTGTAATTGACTCATTCGTATCACG GAACGAGCCAAAAAGTTATGTAAAAATTCCTGAAACGAAAGGAGAAGAGCTGAAGGCTTTAGTCTCTGACGCTGCAAGGCCCTTTCTAGGAGCAAGAACAGATCGATTTATAAACGAGGTGGAACTATTTCTTGCTTCAGGTTTGAACATTGAAGCCTATGATGCTGTGTACATGCAGAGATTAGGTTGGAGTTTTCCTGGAGTCACCAGTGAGGCTTCTGAAGGAGCATTTAGTGGACAGACAGCTGTAATTCCATACCTGTATATATTTGATGCAGACTCTGATGGACCTGATTAA
- the LOC121259498 gene encoding root phototropism protein 3-like, which produces MEYRFANPGHDKPTVGRISLDRENLICQSISGGKPNRCVIFPANLSMVAEAIERRNQDWIVRTKFTSDLIIQVGDSTFFLHKLPMVSRSVYLNRLVFQRNCNGKRHTSPKIQLDNLPGGSKTFELLVKFCYGWKVDLTATNIAPLYCAAHFLEMKEDLEPGNLMSETDAFLSFLILTSWKDTFRIFKSCESFSAWAKELEIVKRCSEAIAWKACSNSKAFSLGEDDAECLNNLANAENSKLEDRLDNWWFEDVSCLRIDHFIEVIHAIKSKGMKSELVGSCIAHWTAKRLSRITFGRDQLTSKHMNKQLQRVTTECLIKLLPVEENSVSCNFLLHLLKVALTAKINSELLNMLERRIGFLLEQCRVPDLLVKNFGDNDSVYDVGIIIRVVESYVSSVSSNPTPKIFAVGRLMDGYLTLVAREETLSAKSFQSLAEALPKDARYCDDSLYRAVDMYLKIHPSLTDEERLSVCRSLEYHRLSQEAREHVMKNDRLPLKIMTQSILLEQVNMTRSMTASGSNYGRRKAQAIIRVSKGLENGWMNRKEEIKIMKKEVDKMKVQLNELQMCKLKLQRQEKICIN; this is translated from the exons ATGGAATACAGGTTTGCCAACCCTGGACATGACAAGCCTACAGTGGGAAGGATAAGTCTTGACAGAGAGAATTTAATCTGTCAGTCAATATCTGGTGGGAAGCCTAACCGATGTGTCATTTTTCCAGCCAATCTTAGCATGGTTGCCGAAGCTATAGAAAGAAGAAACCAGGACTG GATTGTTCGGACAAAATTTACAAGTGATCTGATCATACAAGTTGGAGATTCAACCTTTTTCTTGCACAAG CTTCCTATGGTCTCAAGAAGTGTATATTTGAATAGACTGGTATTCCAGAGAAACTGCAATGGCAAGAGACACACAAGCCCCAAAATCCAACTAGATAATCTTCCAGGAGGAAGCAAAACTTTTGAATTACTAGTGAAATTTTGTTACGGATGGAAGGTTGATTTAACAGCAACCAACATTGCTCCATTATATTGTGCTGCACATTTCTTGGAAATGAAGGAGGACCTCGAACCAGGAAATCTCATGTCCGAAACTGATGCTTTTCTAAGCTTTTTAATCCTTACATCCTGGAAAGACACATTTCGGATTTTCAAAAGTTGTGAATCCTTTTCTGCCTGGGCAAAGGAGCTGGAAATTGTGAAAAGGTGCTCAGAAGCCATCGCCTGGAAGGCCTGCTCAAATTCAAAAGCATTTAgccttggtgaagatgatgCAGAGTGCTTGAATAATCTAGCAAATGCTGAGAACTCAAAACTTGAAGACAGACTTGATAATTGGTGGTTTGAAGATGTTTCATGCCTTCGAATAGATCATTTTATAGAAGTGATTCATGCCATCAAAAGTAAAGGGATGAAGTCAGAGCTTGTAGGATCATGTATAGCTCATTGGACTGCAAAACGGCTTTCAAGGATCACTTTTGGACGGGACCAATTGACTTCCAAACATATGAATAAACAGTTACAAAGGGTTACAACTGAATGTTTGATTAAGCTGCTTCCTGTGGAGGAAAACTCAGTTTCTTGCAATTTTCTACTACACCTACTCAAGGTAGCCCTAACAGCAAAAATCAATTCTGAATTGTTGAATATGCTAGAAAGAAGAATAGGCTTCCTGTTGGAGCAATGTCGTGTTCCAGATCTCCTGGTTAAGAATTTTGGAGACAATGACAGTGTTTACGATGTGGGCATTATCATCAGGGTGGTAGAGTCTTATGTGTCTTCGGTTTCAAGCAATCCCACACCAAAAATATTTGCTGTCGGAAGGCTGATGGATGGTTATCTTACACTGGTCGCAAGGGAAGAAACCCTCTCTGCGAAAAGTTTCCAGTCACTTGCAGAAGCATTGCCAAAAGATGCTCGGTATTGTGATGACAGCCTTTACAGAGCCGTTGACATGTATCTCAAG ATACACCCTAGCTTAACAGATGAGGAAAGATTAAGTGTATGTAGATCCCTGGAATACCATAGACTATCCCAAGAAGCCCGTGAGCATGTGATGAAGAACGACAGGCTGCCATTGAAAATCATGACACAATCCATCCTCTTAGAGCAAGTGAACATGACTAGGTCAATGACAGCTTCTGGATCAAATTATGGAAGAAGGAAGGCGCAGGCAATTATTAGAGTGTCTAAAGGTTTAGAGAATGGCTGGATGAATCGCAAGGAAGAGATTAAGATAATGAAGAAAGAGGTTGACAAAATGAAGGTGCAACTCAATGAACTACAGATGTGTAAACTAAAGCTGCAAAGACAAGAGAAGATATGCATCAATTAG